A single window of Acetohalobium arabaticum DSM 5501 DNA harbors:
- the ftsY gene encoding signal recognition particle-docking protein FtsY — MFKKLFGRSKKGEDEDQKQPQNQAEAEDEEVEKEENNTDTGGVFNRLETHNPDELEDEDTSETEDEGGFFSRLKDGLSKTRNSFVSQVQNLFTGRSSIDEELYEELEEILIQADVGVHTTMGLVDELRTIAEEEGIKDPSKLHNVFKEQLEDILDRGADDVYDNHRLTILMVVGVNGVGKTTTIGKIALRAKQNSQDVLLAAGDTFRAGAIEQLEAWGTEVGVDIISHEAGADSAAVAYDAVQAAKARDKDLLVVDTAGRLHTQDNLMEELKKVHRIIDREAEDARVEVLLVLDATTGQNAISQAEMFDKAVDVDGIALTKLDGTAKGGIILAVKEELGIPVKLIGVGEDVEDLQDFEPDAFIDALFAE, encoded by the coding sequence ATGTTCAAAAAGTTATTCGGCAGAAGCAAAAAAGGGGAAGATGAAGACCAAAAACAGCCTCAGAATCAAGCAGAAGCTGAGGATGAAGAGGTAGAGAAGGAAGAGAATAATACAGATACTGGCGGTGTATTTAATAGATTAGAGACTCATAATCCTGATGAGCTAGAAGATGAAGACACGAGTGAGACTGAAGATGAAGGGGGGTTCTTCTCTCGGCTTAAGGATGGACTTTCGAAGACTAGAAATTCTTTTGTTTCGCAAGTGCAGAATTTGTTTACCGGACGAAGTAGTATTGATGAAGAACTTTATGAAGAATTAGAAGAAATCTTAATTCAGGCTGATGTTGGTGTCCATACTACGATGGGACTAGTAGATGAGTTACGGACTATAGCTGAAGAAGAAGGAATTAAAGATCCGTCTAAATTACATAATGTCTTTAAAGAGCAGCTAGAAGATATTTTAGATAGAGGTGCAGATGACGTTTATGATAACCATCGGTTAACAATATTGATGGTAGTGGGAGTTAACGGCGTCGGTAAAACAACAACTATCGGTAAGATTGCTCTCAGGGCTAAACAGAACAGCCAGGATGTTCTGCTGGCAGCCGGTGATACCTTTAGAGCTGGAGCAATTGAGCAGTTGGAGGCCTGGGGAACTGAAGTAGGAGTTGATATTATTTCCCATGAAGCAGGGGCTGATTCGGCAGCTGTAGCCTATGATGCTGTTCAGGCAGCTAAGGCCCGGGATAAGGATCTTTTAGTGGTAGATACAGCCGGCCGGCTCCATACGCAGGATAATTTAATGGAAGAATTAAAGAAGGTGCACCGAATTATCGACCGTGAGGCTGAGGATGCTCGAGTAGAAGTATTATTGGTACTTGATGCAACTACTGGCCAGAATGCTATCTCTCAGGCTGAGATGTTTGATAAGGCTGTTGATGTAGATGGTATTGCTCTTACTAAGTTAGATGGAACAGCAAAGGGCGGCATTATTCTGGCTGTTAAGGAAGAGTTAGGGATTCCGGTTAAATTAATCGGCGTGGGAGAAGATGTGGAAGACCTACAGGACTTTGAGCCTGATGCATTCATTGATGCGTTATTTGCAGAGTGA
- the ytfJ gene encoding GerW family sporulation protein, whose product MGEHPIESVMDTTMENIKSMVDVNTIVGDPVETVEGSVIIPVSKVSFGFAAGGSEYVTSKGKENKKDKDGNEFGGGTGAGVMLQPIAFLVVGQDQVRLMSVDDNNGIEKLINAAPELMKELKSITEDDSKFQSN is encoded by the coding sequence ATGGGAGAACATCCAATTGAATCAGTAATGGATACAACAATGGAGAATATTAAATCTATGGTAGATGTTAATACAATCGTTGGTGATCCAGTAGAAACTGTTGAAGGCAGTGTGATTATTCCGGTTTCTAAAGTAAGTTTTGGATTTGCTGCTGGAGGTAGTGAATATGTTACTTCAAAAGGTAAAGAGAATAAGAAGGATAAAGATGGAAATGAGTTTGGCGGGGGGACTGGAGCTGGAGTAATGTTACAACCGATAGCCTTTTTGGTAGTTGGACAGGACCAGGTACGTTTAATGTCAGTAGATGACAATAATGGAATTGAGAAATTGATTAATGCTGCTCCGGAATTGATGAAGGAATTGAAGTCAATTACTGAAGATGATTCTAAATTCCAATCTAATTAA
- the ylxM gene encoding YlxM family DNA-binding protein, whose product MLERTVRVGILFDFYGELLTDRQQEMVRLYFYHDLSLGEVAEECEISRQAVYDNLQRAEKILEDYEKKLGLVARYKYIQQQVDDLTEVVDRIAQEIGDESLEKLQQIIDNLSAEN is encoded by the coding sequence TTGTTAGAACGTACAGTTAGAGTAGGAATTCTATTTGATTTTTATGGTGAGCTGTTGACTGATAGACAGCAGGAAATGGTCAGACTTTATTTCTATCATGATCTATCTTTAGGAGAAGTGGCTGAGGAGTGTGAAATCAGCCGGCAGGCTGTTTATGATAATCTCCAGCGGGCAGAAAAGATACTGGAAGATTATGAAAAGAAGTTAGGGTTGGTAGCCAGATATAAATATATTCAGCAACAGGTTGATGATTTAACGGAAGTAGTAGACCGGATTGCTCAAGAAATTGGTGATGAGAGTTTAGAGAAATTACAGCAGATTATTGATAATTTAAGTGCTGAAAATTAG
- a CDS encoding stage V sporulation protein S, giving the protein MEVLKIASDSKPKSVAGALAAVLRDEGKAELQAIGAGAVNQAVKAIAIARGFVAPSGVDLVSIPAFAEIEIDGEERTAIKFIVEPR; this is encoded by the coding sequence ATGGAAGTATTAAAGATAGCATCCGATTCAAAACCTAAATCAGTTGCTGGGGCACTAGCAGCAGTTTTAAGAGACGAAGGTAAGGCTGAACTTCAGGCTATAGGAGCAGGAGCAGTTAATCAGGCGGTTAAAGCAATTGCTATTGCACGAGGATTTGTAGCACCTAGTGGAGTAGATCTGGTATCTATTCCGGCATTTGCTGAGATAGAGATCGATGGCGAAGAGCGGACGGCGATTAAATTTATAGTAGAGCCAAGATAG
- a CDS encoding pseudouridine synthase, whose product MERLQKVMSQAGVASRRKSEDIITAGRVEVNGEVVTELGTKVDPEQDTIKVDGQQIKREKLVYLLLNKPQGYITTVDDPHNRRTVIDLIQDVSQAVHPVGRLDKDTEGLLLLTNDGDLTYALTHPSHGIDKTYMATVKGVPNQSKIEALEKGIKLKDGWTAPAEAKLVAELAERAVVSLTIHEGRKHQVKRMLKSVGHPVEELKRIKFGPLDLTGLSPGEYRHLTNSEIKELKAVEDRVTAAEN is encoded by the coding sequence ATGGAACGGTTACAGAAAGTAATGTCGCAAGCAGGAGTAGCTTCTAGAAGAAAGAGTGAAGATATCATTACTGCTGGTCGAGTTGAAGTTAATGGAGAAGTGGTTACTGAGTTAGGTACGAAGGTTGATCCTGAGCAGGATACTATCAAGGTTGATGGTCAACAAATAAAGCGGGAGAAGTTAGTATATCTGCTGTTGAATAAACCCCAAGGCTATATAACTACTGTTGATGATCCTCATAATCGTAGGACAGTCATTGATTTAATCCAAGATGTAAGCCAAGCTGTCCATCCTGTTGGTAGACTGGATAAAGATACGGAAGGATTATTACTGCTTACTAATGATGGAGATTTAACTTATGCTCTAACCCATCCTAGCCATGGAATTGATAAAACTTATATGGCTACAGTAAAAGGAGTTCCTAATCAGAGTAAAATAGAGGCTTTAGAGAAAGGAATAAAGCTAAAGGACGGCTGGACTGCTCCAGCAGAGGCAAAATTAGTAGCTGAGTTAGCCGAGAGAGCAGTTGTTTCACTGACGATTCATGAAGGTAGAAAGCATCAGGTGAAGAGAATGTTAAAGTCAGTAGGTCATCCGGTAGAAGAGTTGAAGCGGATTAAATTTGGTCCATTGGATTTAACCGGATTATCACCTGGAGAATATAGACACCTAACCAATTCAGAGATAAAAGAATTAAAAGCAGTCGAAGATAGAGTAACTGCAGCAGAAAATTAG
- the ffh gene encoding signal recognition particle protein yields MIFEGLADKLQDTFDKLRGKGKLSEKDVKSALREVKLALLEADVNFKVVKNFISDIEERAVGKEVMDSLTPAQQVIKIVNEELTDLMGGTQSKLSIASDPPTVIMLVGLQGAGKTTTVGKLAKHLHKNGRRPLLVAGDVYRPAAIKQLQVLGERLDQPVFSMGDKQDPVDIAKAGVSHAESNGRDVVIIDTAGRLHIDEELMGELKDIKAAVNPQEILLVVDAMTGQDAVNVAESFDDALGVDGITLTKLDGDARGGAALSIRKVTGRPIKFVGTGEKLDDLEPFHPDRMASRILGMGDMLSLIEKAEENIDAEKAKELEEKLRKEEFTLDDFLDQMSQIRNMGPLDQIMDMIPGMGKIKQLDNLDMGEEHLDQIEAIISSMTTEEKRDPSIINGSRRRRIANGSGTEVQDVNRLLKQFKQAQKMMKQLNDMQQGMGGGGGGLGGLGNKFPFM; encoded by the coding sequence GTGATCTTTGAAGGTTTAGCTGATAAATTACAGGATACCTTTGATAAGCTGCGCGGGAAAGGGAAGTTATCTGAAAAAGATGTGAAGTCTGCTCTGAGAGAAGTTAAACTGGCTTTATTAGAAGCTGATGTTAACTTCAAAGTAGTTAAGAATTTCATCAGTGATATAGAGGAGCGGGCAGTAGGCAAGGAAGTAATGGATAGCTTAACGCCGGCCCAACAGGTAATTAAGATTGTTAATGAGGAATTGACTGATTTGATGGGGGGGACCCAGAGTAAATTAAGTATAGCTTCTGATCCTCCGACGGTAATTATGTTAGTTGGACTGCAGGGTGCTGGTAAGACAACTACTGTTGGTAAGTTAGCTAAACATCTTCATAAGAATGGCCGTAGACCTTTATTGGTAGCAGGCGATGTCTATCGTCCGGCAGCAATTAAGCAGTTGCAGGTTTTAGGTGAGAGGCTGGATCAACCGGTCTTCTCTATGGGTGATAAGCAGGATCCTGTCGATATTGCTAAAGCAGGAGTCAGTCATGCTGAGTCCAATGGTCGGGATGTAGTTATTATAGATACAGCCGGACGGCTCCATATAGATGAAGAATTGATGGGTGAGCTAAAAGATATTAAAGCAGCTGTTAATCCGCAGGAGATTCTGTTAGTTGTTGATGCTATGACAGGACAGGATGCTGTTAATGTAGCAGAAAGTTTCGATGATGCCTTAGGAGTTGATGGTATTACTTTAACTAAGTTAGACGGTGATGCCCGCGGTGGAGCGGCGCTTTCAATCCGAAAAGTAACCGGACGGCCGATTAAGTTTGTCGGTACCGGTGAAAAGTTAGATGATCTGGAGCCATTCCATCCGGACCGAATGGCATCAAGAATTCTGGGCATGGGTGATATGCTGAGCCTGATTGAGAAGGCTGAAGAGAATATTGATGCCGAAAAGGCTAAAGAGTTGGAGGAGAAGCTGAGGAAAGAGGAGTTTACTCTGGATGACTTTTTAGACCAGATGAGTCAGATTCGGAATATGGGCCCCTTGGATCAGATAATGGATATGATTCCGGGTATGGGTAAGATCAAGCAGTTGGATAACCTGGATATGGGTGAAGAGCATCTAGACCAGATTGAAGCAATTATAAGCTCTATGACGACTGAGGAAAAAAGAGATCCAAGCATCATCAACGGCAGCCGCCGCCGTAGAATTGCTAATGGCAGCGGAACTGAAGTGCAGGATGTAAACCGTCTTTTAAAACAGTTTAAGCAGGCCCAAAAGATGATGAAGCAGCTTAATGATATGCAGCAAGGCATGGGCGGTGGAGGCGGTGGCCTCGGCGGTCTTGGTAATAAGTTTCCTTTCATGTAA
- a CDS encoding elongator complex protein 3, with the protein MKKRHYIIPIFVPHQGCPHDCVFCNQREITGFQEDMTPKKAARIIEEYLSTMNKENSKIEIAFYGGSFTGLEIKEQTQLLEVAYKYCQEGIVDNLRLSTRPDYIDREILNNLAKYNVQIIELGVQSLADKVLQASCRGHTPEDVFKASRLIKKFGFELGIQLMPGLPKSTQESMFYSVQQAIGLTPDLVRIYPTLVIGGTKLAESYSEGEFTPLTLQEAVEICKEELKLFRSRGIPVVRIGLQPSSGVNKEAVIAGPFHPAFRQLVESNLVLDRIKAYLGAKVDEPQLTFRVNSRFNSVLRGQKNNNLKALQEEYGIKIEVEVDNDLDYREILIAERKQII; encoded by the coding sequence ATGAAGAAGAGACATTATATAATTCCTATCTTTGTGCCCCATCAAGGCTGTCCCCATGACTGTGTTTTCTGTAATCAGCGGGAGATTACTGGTTTCCAAGAAGATATGACTCCTAAGAAGGCAGCAAGAATAATTGAAGAATACTTAAGCACTATGAATAAGGAGAATAGTAAAATAGAAATTGCCTTCTACGGCGGCAGCTTTACCGGATTAGAAATTAAGGAGCAGACTCAATTACTGGAAGTAGCCTATAAATACTGCCAAGAAGGTATAGTTGATAATCTGCGTCTTTCTACCCGACCGGATTATATTGATCGGGAAATTCTAAATAATTTAGCTAAATATAATGTGCAGATAATAGAACTAGGAGTTCAATCACTGGCTGATAAGGTTCTGCAGGCTTCCTGCCGGGGCCATACGCCAGAAGATGTATTCAAGGCAAGCCGGTTGATTAAAAAGTTTGGCTTTGAGCTTGGAATCCAATTAATGCCTGGACTGCCTAAATCAACTCAGGAAAGTATGTTCTATAGTGTCCAACAGGCTATTGGTTTAACACCTGATTTGGTTAGAATCTATCCTACATTAGTAATTGGCGGGACTAAATTAGCTGAGTCATATTCTGAAGGTGAATTTACTCCTTTAACTTTACAGGAAGCAGTAGAAATCTGTAAAGAGGAGTTGAAATTATTTAGGAGCAGGGGAATTCCTGTAGTCAGAATCGGTCTGCAGCCTTCTTCTGGTGTCAATAAAGAGGCAGTGATAGCCGGACCTTTCCATCCGGCTTTTAGGCAATTAGTTGAATCAAATTTGGTACTGGATAGGATTAAGGCTTATTTAGGTGCTAAAGTAGATGAGCCTCAGTTAACTTTTAGAGTAAATTCTAGATTCAATTCAGTATTGAGAGGACAGAAGAATAATAATCTTAAGGCTTTACAGGAAGAGTATGGAATTAAAATAGAAGTAGAAGTGGATAATGATTTAGACTATAGAGAGATCCTGATTGCTGAAAGAAAACAGATAATTTAA
- the rpsP gene encoding 30S ribosomal protein S16, with protein MAVKIRLRRMGANRDASYRLVVADSRDSRDGRFIEELGHYDPTTEPETVDIKQEKALEWLQNGAKPSSTVKNLFKDQGIMEKFDELKNK; from the coding sequence ATGGCAGTTAAGATTAGATTGAGAAGAATGGGAGCTAATAGAGATGCTTCTTATAGATTAGTAGTTGCTGATTCTCGTGATTCACGTGATGGCAGGTTTATTGAGGAATTAGGCCATTATGATCCAACTACAGAACCTGAAACTGTTGATATTAAACAGGAGAAAGCATTAGAATGGCTGCAGAATGGAGCTAAGCCTTCTAGTACTGTTAAGAACTTGTTTAAAGATCAAGGTATTATGGAGAAGTTTGATGAGCTAAAGAATAAGTAA
- the smc gene encoding chromosome segregation protein SMC: MHLKKIEMHGFKSFAEEVKVEFEPNITAVLGPNGSGKSNIADAIRWVLGEQSAKSLRGSKMEDVIFAGSSQRKPMGIAEVTLTLDNSNGQLPIDYNEVTLGRRVTRSGKSEYLINNSVCRLKDIEELIMGTGLGTEAYSIIGQGKVDEILSSKATERRLIFEEAAGITKHKQRKKEASRKLEKTEQDLNRVNDIIGELEKRVGPLEKEAKKARKYKKYYEELKGLEVNLLLNKYSEIEAELTEVIETRTRFEDKISQVKAQVAEFDSKEEELNLELDKAIEAISLNKDEIYQTESDIERINNKLEIIKEKRNNADYRINQLENEIKDLRDEIKDLKRTEKENQKKLKTTENRLQEKQEELKTAEEELAAVTDRLEEKEGSKDSAEEDKLEYLNRINKKQNQVTNLTRQIKDIKEEKKEKQEEITEIEANIAAAKTELDELTAEISAIEDDLETEEEAVTAKKEQEEELETRLQKLQDEYNQLDSKRNNYQSKLDVLENMQQKYQGYYRGVKNVLQYHQDNPEFAQLYGVVAELLEVPKEFEIAIETALGSRLQNVVVATEEDAKEAINYLKREKAGRATFLPLNLVDPRSLRQREEEALEVKGALGIAADLIDYQDKFSPVVKNLLGRIIIADNIDAAVTISKKTGQRVKVVTLEGEVVNPGGSMTGGSSQNKNADLLGRSRQIEELSDRIDGLNQKLETLKEEGISVKDRLVSLTERKEEQQEAVHQLDLDLTSKRKDYQQLKEEIERLETDRKQLNNYLNVLDKELSSLKNEKEDISSQLADLTDGNQDIEGIITSIEEEIERIEAKKEEYNEEITDIKVKIASIEQEKNNLKQEADRLQDQIQKAESGISNKKSEIEELRKRKEKLADQKIDFREDQNELKQQKKELEAKLADLKEKKEGLTAEIKEIKEKSQGIRKELEEIQTEHNEYEVKEAQLEMELESIEEKLVDSYEVEIEAEIDDREPIEDYEVVEERIEELKSAIDELGHVNLGAIEEYETLKERFSFMKEQHADLIEARNSLTEVINKIESRMEKKFKETFDEIKMKFEEVFTELFGGGQAELKLEDPDNLLETGIEINAQPPGKKLQKLSLMSGGEKALTAIALLFALLKVRPSPFYILDEIDAPLDEANVDRFTDFLQNLSSLSQFIVITHRKGTMKAADALYGVTMQESGVSELVSLKLTELAS; the protein is encoded by the coding sequence TTGCATTTAAAGAAGATCGAGATGCATGGTTTTAAGTCCTTTGCTGAAGAGGTAAAGGTGGAGTTTGAACCGAATATCACGGCTGTTTTAGGTCCTAACGGCAGCGGTAAAAGCAATATTGCTGATGCTATTAGATGGGTATTAGGAGAACAGAGTGCTAAGTCACTGCGCGGTAGTAAGATGGAAGATGTTATCTTTGCCGGCAGCAGTCAGCGGAAACCGATGGGAATTGCAGAAGTAACATTGACTTTGGATAATAGCAATGGCCAGCTGCCGATAGATTATAATGAAGTAACATTGGGTAGAAGAGTTACCCGGTCTGGAAAGAGTGAATACTTAATTAATAATTCTGTCTGTCGGCTAAAGGATATTGAAGAATTAATTATGGGTACAGGCTTAGGAACGGAAGCTTATTCTATTATAGGTCAAGGTAAAGTTGATGAAATTTTAAGTAGCAAGGCTACTGAGCGGCGATTAATCTTTGAAGAAGCAGCTGGAATTACTAAACATAAACAGAGGAAGAAGGAAGCTAGCCGCAAATTAGAAAAGACAGAACAGGATCTTAACCGGGTTAATGATATTATAGGGGAATTAGAAAAGCGGGTAGGACCGCTGGAAAAAGAAGCTAAGAAGGCTCGAAAGTATAAAAAATATTATGAAGAACTAAAGGGATTAGAAGTAAATCTCTTATTAAATAAATATAGCGAAATAGAAGCTGAATTAACGGAAGTAATCGAAACTCGAACCAGATTTGAAGATAAAATAAGTCAGGTTAAGGCTCAGGTAGCTGAATTTGACTCTAAAGAAGAAGAATTAAACTTGGAATTGGACAAGGCTATTGAAGCAATTAGTCTGAATAAAGATGAGATTTATCAGACAGAAAGCGATATTGAGCGGATTAACAATAAATTAGAGATTATTAAAGAAAAGAGAAATAATGCTGATTATAGAATAAACCAACTGGAGAATGAAATCAAAGATTTAAGAGATGAAATAAAAGATTTGAAAAGAACTGAAAAGGAAAATCAAAAGAAATTAAAGACAACAGAGAACAGATTACAGGAAAAGCAAGAAGAGTTGAAGACGGCTGAGGAAGAGTTAGCAGCTGTAACTGATAGATTAGAGGAAAAGGAAGGAAGTAAGGATTCGGCTGAGGAGGACAAGCTGGAGTATCTAAACCGTATTAATAAGAAGCAGAATCAGGTAACAAATCTTACACGTCAGATTAAAGATATTAAAGAAGAGAAGAAAGAAAAGCAGGAAGAGATAACAGAGATAGAAGCAAATATTGCTGCAGCCAAGACTGAATTGGATGAATTAACTGCGGAAATATCAGCTATAGAGGATGATTTAGAAACTGAAGAGGAAGCAGTAACAGCAAAGAAAGAGCAAGAGGAAGAATTAGAAACTAGGTTGCAGAAACTGCAGGATGAATATAATCAACTTGACTCGAAGCGGAATAATTACCAATCTAAACTGGATGTATTGGAGAATATGCAGCAGAAGTATCAGGGATACTATCGCGGAGTTAAGAATGTTTTGCAGTATCATCAGGATAATCCTGAGTTTGCTCAGCTATATGGAGTAGTAGCGGAATTATTGGAAGTGCCCAAAGAGTTTGAAATAGCAATTGAGACTGCTTTAGGAAGTAGGCTCCAGAATGTTGTAGTGGCTACCGAAGAGGATGCTAAAGAAGCAATTAATTATTTAAAAAGAGAGAAGGCTGGACGGGCTACCTTTCTGCCACTTAATTTAGTTGATCCCCGCAGTCTGCGCCAGAGGGAAGAAGAAGCGCTAGAAGTTAAAGGAGCTTTGGGAATAGCGGCTGACTTGATTGATTATCAAGATAAATTCAGTCCGGTGGTTAAAAACTTATTAGGTAGAATAATAATAGCTGATAATATAGATGCGGCAGTTACTATTTCCAAAAAGACGGGACAGAGAGTAAAAGTAGTTACTTTAGAAGGAGAAGTTGTTAATCCCGGCGGTTCAATGACAGGCGGAAGTTCACAGAATAAAAATGCTGATTTATTAGGGCGCAGCCGACAGATTGAGGAGTTATCTGATAGGATAGATGGGTTAAATCAGAAGTTAGAGACTTTAAAAGAAGAAGGGATTTCAGTTAAAGATAGATTAGTTTCGCTTACTGAAAGGAAAGAAGAACAACAGGAAGCAGTTCATCAACTGGATTTGGATTTAACCAGCAAGCGCAAAGATTATCAGCAGCTTAAAGAGGAGATTGAACGATTAGAGACTGACAGGAAGCAGCTGAATAATTATCTCAACGTTCTAGATAAAGAATTAAGTTCTCTAAAGAATGAAAAAGAGGATATAAGCAGTCAACTTGCTGATTTGACTGATGGTAATCAGGATATTGAAGGAATAATTACTTCTATTGAAGAAGAAATTGAAAGAATTGAAGCTAAAAAGGAAGAGTATAATGAAGAGATTACTGACATAAAGGTTAAGATAGCTTCCATTGAACAGGAGAAGAATAACTTAAAACAGGAAGCTGATCGGTTACAGGACCAGATTCAGAAAGCTGAATCGGGAATTAGCAATAAAAAGAGTGAAATTGAAGAATTAAGAAAAAGAAAGGAAAAGTTAGCTGATCAGAAGATAGATTTTAGGGAAGACCAGAATGAATTAAAGCAGCAGAAGAAAGAATTAGAAGCCAAACTGGCTGATTTAAAAGAAAAGAAGGAAGGCCTTACAGCTGAAATTAAAGAGATTAAAGAGAAGTCACAAGGGATTAGGAAGGAATTAGAGGAAATCCAGACAGAACATAATGAATATGAAGTAAAAGAAGCCCAGTTGGAGATGGAGTTAGAAAGTATAGAAGAGAAATTAGTTGACAGTTATGAAGTAGAAATAGAAGCTGAGATAGATGATAGAGAGCCGATTGAAGATTATGAAGTAGTGGAGGAGAGAATCGAAGAATTAAAGTCGGCTATTGATGAGCTAGGCCATGTAAATTTAGGTGCTATTGAAGAGTATGAAACCTTAAAAGAGAGGTTTAGCTTTATGAAAGAACAGCATGCTGATTTAATTGAAGCCCGCAATTCACTTACAGAGGTCATTAATAAGATAGAGAGCAGAATGGAGAAGAAATTTAAAGAGACTTTTGATGAGATAAAGATGAAGTTTGAAGAGGTGTTTACTGAATTATTCGGCGGCGGACAGGCTGAATTAAAGTTAGAAGATCCTGATAATCTGCTGGAGACGGGAATCGAGATTAATGCCCAACCTCCTGGTAAAAAACTGCAGAAATTATCCTTAATGTCGGGTGGTGAAAAGGCACTTACAGCTATTGCTTTATTATTTGCTTTATTGAAGGTAAGGCCTAGTCCTTTTTATATTCTGGATGAGATAGATGCTCCACTAGATGAAGCCAATGTAGATCGGTTTACTGATTTTCTGCAGAATCTATCCTCATTATCTCAGTTCATCGTTATTACCCACCGCAAGGGGACAATGAAAGCAGCAGATGCTTTATATGGCGTTACAATGCAGGAGTCAGGCGTATCTGAGTTAGTATCACTTAAGTTAACTGAACTGGCTAGTTAG
- a CDS encoding D-alanyl-D-alanine carboxypeptidase family protein produces MWLTKRNKLLFILIGLIIISFNADIVSAKPDITARSAIVVDVKTGEVLYAKNHHERRPPASTTKIMTGILAIENGNLDTEVTVSDRAAYTGGSSIWLTSGETLKLEELLYGLLLNSGNDAAVAIAEHIGGSVEGFAWMMNRKAREIGALNTTFQNPNGLPQNGHLTTAYDLALITRYALQNDTFAKIVRTVRKTISWEGHEYGRSLLNTNRLLRKFDKVDGVKTGYTDAAGRCLVSAASADNRQVVSVVLKSGQMWHDSIKLLNYGLDNFKQIELISKDETAHTIRINEAKKEEVDLIAAKEFGIVIPQDEDVEIKKEVRVQNDLKLPIEKGEQVGKLTFYVAGEKKGIVPLLTKRRVTADSKINNFFQKLTASLLEMTSNFL; encoded by the coding sequence ATGTGGCTGACAAAGAGGAATAAATTGTTATTTATTTTAATTGGTTTAATTATTATTAGTTTTAATGCTGATATTGTTTCGGCTAAACCTGATATTACTGCCCGGTCAGCAATTGTTGTCGATGTGAAGACTGGAGAGGTATTATATGCTAAAAACCATCATGAAAGACGTCCTCCAGCCAGTACAACTAAGATTATGACCGGAATATTAGCAATTGAAAATGGTAATTTAGATACTGAAGTGACAGTTAGTGATCGAGCTGCTTATACTGGCGGTTCATCTATCTGGCTGACTAGTGGAGAAACTTTAAAATTAGAAGAGTTATTGTATGGTTTGTTATTAAATTCAGGTAATGATGCAGCAGTAGCTATTGCTGAACATATAGGAGGTAGTGTAGAAGGATTTGCCTGGATGATGAATCGAAAGGCTCGGGAGATTGGTGCTTTAAATACTACTTTTCAGAATCCGAACGGTTTACCTCAGAATGGACATTTAACTACTGCTTATGATTTAGCGTTGATTACTCGTTATGCTCTCCAGAATGATACTTTTGCTAAAATAGTTAGGACGGTACGTAAGACTATTTCCTGGGAAGGACATGAGTATGGTAGATCGCTGCTTAATACTAACCGACTGCTGCGTAAATTTGATAAAGTAGATGGAGTAAAGACCGGTTATACTGATGCAGCTGGACGCTGTTTGGTTTCAGCAGCCAGTGCAGACAACAGACAGGTTGTATCTGTTGTATTAAAGAGCGGGCAGATGTGGCATGATTCTATAAAATTATTAAATTACGGTCTGGATAATTTTAAACAGATAGAATTAATCTCTAAAGATGAAACAGCCCATACTATACGTATAAATGAAGCTAAAAAAGAAGAAGTAGACTTAATTGCTGCTAAAGAATTCGGGATTGTAATTCCTCAGGATGAAGATGTAGAAATTAAAAAAGAGGTTAGAGTTCAGAATGATTTGAAGCTACCGATTGAAAAAGGAGAACAGGTAGGTAAGTTAACCTTCTACGTTGCAGGGGAAAAGAAAGGCATAGTGCCTCTATTAACCAAACGTCGAGTTACTGCCGATTCAAAGATTAATAATTTTTTTCAGAAGCTGACTGCTAGTCTATTGGAGATGACTTCTAATTTTCTTTAG